Genomic segment of Paenalkalicoccus suaedae:
AGGCTAAGTGTAAGAAAATCTCAAATCCGAGACCGGGGAAGGAATAGCCAAATAAAAGCTGGGTGATTACAATATGAGCTGTACTTGATACAGGTAAAAATTCGGTAATTCCTTGAACAATACCGAAAATAATTGCTTCGATTAACGTCATTAAACTCTCCCTTTCCAAACTATGTAATACGCAAAACTATGTTCATTTTACCAGACCCGCTGCATTTATCCTATGATGATTTTGTGAAATAATGTGGATATTCTTTGATTTCGTTTAGCAATCGTATATACTGACCGTACAAGATTATGGGAGGAACATTATGAAGCGGATTATATCCATTATTATTCTACTTGCTGCAATTATACTCGCAGGTAGTGTTATATATGCAGATAGGACGGACAGGGCAAACGAGGAAGCACTGCAATACTATTTAGATAATGATGGTATGGAGCGCACGGAACAACCATCTGAGGACGAAATGATCGGTTTTGAGCATGTAGAAGGTGTGGGTGTGCAGCCCGGAATGATTGCACCGGACTTCACACTCACAACACTTGAAGGGGACGAAGTGTCACTCCGTGATTATCGTGGAGATTTTGTCATCGTTAATATGTGGGCGACGTGGTGTCCGCCATGTTTAGAAGAGATGCCTCACTTCGTTGATTTTTATGAAGCGTATGAGGATGATAATGTAGAGATTTTAGGAGTTAATATGACTGCTACGGAGAGAAACATAGACGGTGTTCAACAATTTGCAGAAGATTTTCAGCTACCATTCCCAATTCCTTTAGATGAAGCTGGAGAAATGGAAGACTTGTATGAGATTTTTGCGATGCCGACAACGTATATTATTGATCCAGAAGGTCGCGTCGCTATGAACCGCCCTGGTTACGTAAGCTATGACATTTTAGAAGAAAGTTATTTAACGATACGGGAGAATGTGCAGGCTAACTAAGATCGAGTTAGTTAGTGGATAGTAAGGAGTGTTAGGAAATAGAGTAAAGGATTCGGGCGATCGCATTCTTACATGACGTTTAGTAGTTATTGTCACGCAGTACACTCATAAATAAAACTGCATGTCTGAAAGCATATAGCGGGGATAGAAGCTTGGAGTGTCGAGGAGGGGCCGATTGCAACACGTTGTCTCCTCTTTTTTTATTGTTGTTTAAGAAATGATAAGAGCTCATTTCAATAGAAAAACTCGCAAGCTTCATGAGGAGAAAAGGAAGTAATTAAATTACTTCATGATAACCGCCCCTCAATTTCACGCATTCAAAAGGCTGGGATAGCTTATTCGCTATTGTCCCAGCCTCTTCACTATGATCGATGTTCTTCATACATACTTTGCTTCGTAATCGCAGCAGCTTTTTCTAAAACGGCATCATCTATTGTCGATTCTGCAGCATGCAACAATTTTTTAAGTTGATCAACAGAACTTGCGCCAGGTATAGCTACTTTGACTGCATCTTGCGCCAAAATATAGTTTAAAGCTAATGCTTCTAACGATACATTAGCTTCTTTTGCAAGAGAATGTAAATCTCCTAACGTTTGTTC
This window contains:
- a CDS encoding peroxiredoxin family protein — translated: MKRIISIIILLAAIILAGSVIYADRTDRANEEALQYYLDNDGMERTEQPSEDEMIGFEHVEGVGVQPGMIAPDFTLTTLEGDEVSLRDYRGDFVIVNMWATWCPPCLEEMPHFVDFYEAYEDDNVEILGVNMTATERNIDGVQQFAEDFQLPFPIPLDEAGEMEDLYEIFAMPTTYIIDPEGRVAMNRPGYVSYDILEESYLTIRENVQAN